The following coding sequences are from one Panthera leo isolate Ple1 chromosome E1, P.leo_Ple1_pat1.1, whole genome shotgun sequence window:
- the HID1 gene encoding protein HID1 isoform X1 — protein MGSADSKLNFRKAVIQLTTKTQPVEATDDAFWDQFWADTATSVQDVFALVPAAEIRAVREESPSNLATLCYKAVEKLVQGAESGCHSEKEKQIVLNCSRLLTRVLPYIFEDPDWRGFFWSTVPGAGRGGQGEDDDENARPLAESLLLAIADLLFCPDFTVQSHRRSTVDSAEDVHSLDSCEYIWEAGVGFAHSPQPNYIHDVNRMELLKLLLTCFSEAMYLPPAPDSGSTNPWVQFFCSTENRHALPLFTSLLNTVCAYDPVGYGIPYNHLLFSDYREPLVEEAAQVLIVTLDHDSATSTSPTVDGTTTGTAMDDADPPGPENLFVNYLSRIHREEDFQFILKGIARLLSNPLLQTYLPNSTKKIQFHQELLVLFWKLCDFNKKFLFFVLKSSDVLDILVPTLYFLNDARADQSRVGLMHIGVFILLLLSGERNFGVRLNKPYSVRVPMDIPVFTGTHADLLIVVFHKIITSGHQRLQPLFDCLLTIVVNVSPYLKSLSMVAANKLLHLLEAFSTTWFLFSAAQNHHLVFFLLEAFNNIIQYQFDGNSNLVYAIIRKRSVFHQLANLPTDPPAIHKALQRRRRTAEPLSRTGSQEGASMEGSHPAAPAEPGTLKTSLVATPGIDKLTEKSQVSEDGTLRSLEPTSQQSSADGSPTAEEPGQAWREQRRLSSASASGQWSPTSEWVLSWKSKLPLQTIMRLLQVLVPQVEKICIDKGLTDESEILRFLQHGTLVGLLPVPHPILIRKYQANSGTAMWFRTYMWGVIYLRNVDPPVWYDTDVKLFEIQRDQACCWGPKEEGQCPGHLRRRPGATRLQKPDWGTSCILGVWSGVLRVSCYILSGQWM, from the exons ATGGGGTCGGCCGACTCTAAGCTGAATTTCCGAAAGGCGGTGATCCAGCTCACCACCAAGACGCAG CCTGTGGAAGCCACCGATGATGCCTTTTGGGACCAGTTCTGGGCGGACACGGCCACCTCGGTGCAGGATGTCTTTGCCCTGGTGCCAGCGGCAGAGATCCGGGCTGTGCGGGAGGAGTCACCCTCCAACCTGGCCACTCTGTGCTACAAG GCCGTGGAGAAGCTGGTGCAGGGAGCGGAGAGCGGCTGCCATtcggagaaggagaagcagatcGTTCTGAACTGCAGCCGGCTTCTCACCCGTGTGCTGCCCTACATCTTTGAGGACCCTGACTGGAGGGGCTTCTTCTGGTCCACAGTGCCCGGGGCAGGGCGAGGAGGG CAGGGAGAGGACGACGACGAGAATGCCCGGCCCTTGGCTGAGTCCTTGCTTCTGGCCATCGCTGACCTTCTCTTCTGCCCAGATTTCACTGTCCAGAGCCACCGCAGGAGCACTGTG GACTCGGCAGAGGATGTCCACTCTCTGGACAGCTGTGAATACATCTGGGAGGCTGGCGTGGGCTTTGCTCACTCTCCCCAGCCCAACTACATTCATGACGTGAACCG GATGGAGCTATTGAAACTGCTGCTGACATGCTTCTCTGAGGCCATGTACCTGCCCCCAGCTCCGGACAGTGGCAGTACCAACCCGTGGGTGCAGTTCTTTTGTTCCACGGAGAACAG ACACGCCCTGCCCCTGTTTACTTCCCTCCTCAACACCGTGTGTGCCTATGACCCTGTGGGCTACGGGATCCCCTATAACCACCTGCTCTTCTCCGACTACCGGGAACCCCTGGTGGAGGAAGCTGCCCAGGTGCTCATTGTCACCTTGGACCATGACAGTGCCACCAGCACCAGCCCCACCGTGGACGGCACCACGACAGGCACTGCCATGGATGACGCGGAC CCTCCAGGACCTGAGAACCTGTTTGTGAACTACCTGTCCCGCATCCATCGTGAAGAG GACTTTCAGTTCATCCTCAAGGGCATAGCCCGGCTACTCTCCAACCCTCTGCTCCAGACCTATTTGCCCAACTCCACCAAGAAGATCCAGTTCCATCAGGAGCTGCTGGTCCTCTTCTGGAAGCTCTGTGACTTCAATAAG aaaTTCCTCTTCTTTGTGCTGAAGAGCAGTGATGTGCTGGACATCCTGGTCCCCACCCTCTATTTCCTCAATGATGCCCGAGCGGATCAGT CTCGGGTGGGCCTGATGCACATCGGAGTCTTCATCCTGTTGCTTCTGAGCGGCGAGCGGAACTTTGGGGTGCGGCTCAACAAGCCCTACTCAGTGCGCGTGCCCATGGACATCCCGGTCTTTACCGGTACCCACGCAGACCTGCTCATTGTG GTATTCCACAAGATCATCACCAGCGGTCACCAGCGGCTGCAACCCCTCTTCGACTGCCTGCTCACCATCGTGGTCAACG TGTCCCCCTACCTCAAGAGCCTGTCCATGGTAGCTGCCAATAAGCTCCTGCACCTGCTGGAGGCCTTCTCCACCACCTGGTTCCTCTTCTCTGCTGCCCAGAACCACCACCTGGTCTTCTTCCTCCTGGAGGCCTTCAACAACATCATCCAGTACCAGTTTGATG GAAACTCCAACCTGGTCTACGCCATCATCCGAAAGCGCAGCGTCTTCCACCAGCTGGCCAACCTGCCCACCGACCCGCCTGCCATCCACAAGGCCTTGCAACGGCGCCGACGGACGGCTGAGCCCTTGTCCCGAACCGGCTCACAAGAGGGCGCCTCCATGGAGGGCTCCCACCCTGCCGCCCCCGCCGAGCCCGGCACTCTCAAGACCAGCCTGGTGGCCACCCCAG gcattGACAAGCTGACGGAGAAGTCCCAGGTGTCAGAGGATGGCACCTTGCGATCCCTGGAGCCCACGTCCCAGCAGAGCTCGGCGGATGGCAGTCCCACTGCAGAG GAGCCCGGCCAGGCATGGCGAGAGCAGCGGCGACTGTCCAGCGCGTCAGCCAGTGGGCAGTGGAGCCCAACATCGGAGTGG GTTCTCTCGTGGAAGTCCAAGCTGCCACTGCAGACCATCATGAGGCTGCTTCAGGTGCTGGTTCCCCAGGTGGAGAAGATCTGCATTGACAA GGGCCTGACGGACGAGTCAGagatcctgaggttcctgcagcATGGCACCCTGGTGGGGCTGCTGCCCGTGCCCCACCCCATCCTCATCCGCAAGTACCAGGCCAATTCGGGCACGGCCATGTGGTTCCGCACCTACATGTGGGGCGTCATCTACCTGAG GAATGTGGACCCACCTGTCTGGTACGACACGGATGTGAAGCTCTTTGAGATCCAGCGG GACCAGGCTTGCTGCTGGGGCCCAAAGGAGGAAGGACAGTGTCCGGGTCACTTGAGGAGGAGACCAGGGGCTACTAGACTGCAGAAGCCAGACTGGGGGACCTCCTGCATTTTAGGGGTTTGGAGTGGGGTGTTGAGGGTCTCCTGCTATATTCTCTCTGGTCAATGGATGTAG
- the HID1 gene encoding protein HID1 isoform X2 — MGSADSKLNFRKAVIQLTTKTQPVEATDDAFWDQFWADTATSVQDVFALVPAAEIRAVREESPSNLATLCYKAVEKLVQGAESGCHSEKEKQIVLNCSRLLTRVLPYIFEDPDWRGFFWSTVPGAGRGGGEDDDENARPLAESLLLAIADLLFCPDFTVQSHRRSTVDSAEDVHSLDSCEYIWEAGVGFAHSPQPNYIHDVNRMELLKLLLTCFSEAMYLPPAPDSGSTNPWVQFFCSTENRHALPLFTSLLNTVCAYDPVGYGIPYNHLLFSDYREPLVEEAAQVLIVTLDHDSATSTSPTVDGTTTGTAMDDADPPGPENLFVNYLSRIHREEDFQFILKGIARLLSNPLLQTYLPNSTKKIQFHQELLVLFWKLCDFNKKFLFFVLKSSDVLDILVPTLYFLNDARADQSRVGLMHIGVFILLLLSGERNFGVRLNKPYSVRVPMDIPVFTGTHADLLIVVFHKIITSGHQRLQPLFDCLLTIVVNVSPYLKSLSMVAANKLLHLLEAFSTTWFLFSAAQNHHLVFFLLEAFNNIIQYQFDGNSNLVYAIIRKRSVFHQLANLPTDPPAIHKALQRRRRTAEPLSRTGSQEGASMEGSHPAAPAEPGTLKTSLVATPGIDKLTEKSQVSEDGTLRSLEPTSQQSSADGSPTAEEPGQAWREQRRLSSASASGQWSPTSEWVLSWKSKLPLQTIMRLLQVLVPQVEKICIDKGLTDESEILRFLQHGTLVGLLPVPHPILIRKYQANSGTAMWFRTYMWGVIYLRNVDPPVWYDTDVKLFEIQRDQACCWGPKEEGQCPGHLRRRPGATRLQKPDWGTSCILGVWSGVLRVSCYILSGQWM; from the exons ATGGGGTCGGCCGACTCTAAGCTGAATTTCCGAAAGGCGGTGATCCAGCTCACCACCAAGACGCAG CCTGTGGAAGCCACCGATGATGCCTTTTGGGACCAGTTCTGGGCGGACACGGCCACCTCGGTGCAGGATGTCTTTGCCCTGGTGCCAGCGGCAGAGATCCGGGCTGTGCGGGAGGAGTCACCCTCCAACCTGGCCACTCTGTGCTACAAG GCCGTGGAGAAGCTGGTGCAGGGAGCGGAGAGCGGCTGCCATtcggagaaggagaagcagatcGTTCTGAACTGCAGCCGGCTTCTCACCCGTGTGCTGCCCTACATCTTTGAGGACCCTGACTGGAGGGGCTTCTTCTGGTCCACAGTGCCCGGGGCAGGGCGAGGAGGG GGAGAGGACGACGACGAGAATGCCCGGCCCTTGGCTGAGTCCTTGCTTCTGGCCATCGCTGACCTTCTCTTCTGCCCAGATTTCACTGTCCAGAGCCACCGCAGGAGCACTGTG GACTCGGCAGAGGATGTCCACTCTCTGGACAGCTGTGAATACATCTGGGAGGCTGGCGTGGGCTTTGCTCACTCTCCCCAGCCCAACTACATTCATGACGTGAACCG GATGGAGCTATTGAAACTGCTGCTGACATGCTTCTCTGAGGCCATGTACCTGCCCCCAGCTCCGGACAGTGGCAGTACCAACCCGTGGGTGCAGTTCTTTTGTTCCACGGAGAACAG ACACGCCCTGCCCCTGTTTACTTCCCTCCTCAACACCGTGTGTGCCTATGACCCTGTGGGCTACGGGATCCCCTATAACCACCTGCTCTTCTCCGACTACCGGGAACCCCTGGTGGAGGAAGCTGCCCAGGTGCTCATTGTCACCTTGGACCATGACAGTGCCACCAGCACCAGCCCCACCGTGGACGGCACCACGACAGGCACTGCCATGGATGACGCGGAC CCTCCAGGACCTGAGAACCTGTTTGTGAACTACCTGTCCCGCATCCATCGTGAAGAG GACTTTCAGTTCATCCTCAAGGGCATAGCCCGGCTACTCTCCAACCCTCTGCTCCAGACCTATTTGCCCAACTCCACCAAGAAGATCCAGTTCCATCAGGAGCTGCTGGTCCTCTTCTGGAAGCTCTGTGACTTCAATAAG aaaTTCCTCTTCTTTGTGCTGAAGAGCAGTGATGTGCTGGACATCCTGGTCCCCACCCTCTATTTCCTCAATGATGCCCGAGCGGATCAGT CTCGGGTGGGCCTGATGCACATCGGAGTCTTCATCCTGTTGCTTCTGAGCGGCGAGCGGAACTTTGGGGTGCGGCTCAACAAGCCCTACTCAGTGCGCGTGCCCATGGACATCCCGGTCTTTACCGGTACCCACGCAGACCTGCTCATTGTG GTATTCCACAAGATCATCACCAGCGGTCACCAGCGGCTGCAACCCCTCTTCGACTGCCTGCTCACCATCGTGGTCAACG TGTCCCCCTACCTCAAGAGCCTGTCCATGGTAGCTGCCAATAAGCTCCTGCACCTGCTGGAGGCCTTCTCCACCACCTGGTTCCTCTTCTCTGCTGCCCAGAACCACCACCTGGTCTTCTTCCTCCTGGAGGCCTTCAACAACATCATCCAGTACCAGTTTGATG GAAACTCCAACCTGGTCTACGCCATCATCCGAAAGCGCAGCGTCTTCCACCAGCTGGCCAACCTGCCCACCGACCCGCCTGCCATCCACAAGGCCTTGCAACGGCGCCGACGGACGGCTGAGCCCTTGTCCCGAACCGGCTCACAAGAGGGCGCCTCCATGGAGGGCTCCCACCCTGCCGCCCCCGCCGAGCCCGGCACTCTCAAGACCAGCCTGGTGGCCACCCCAG gcattGACAAGCTGACGGAGAAGTCCCAGGTGTCAGAGGATGGCACCTTGCGATCCCTGGAGCCCACGTCCCAGCAGAGCTCGGCGGATGGCAGTCCCACTGCAGAG GAGCCCGGCCAGGCATGGCGAGAGCAGCGGCGACTGTCCAGCGCGTCAGCCAGTGGGCAGTGGAGCCCAACATCGGAGTGG GTTCTCTCGTGGAAGTCCAAGCTGCCACTGCAGACCATCATGAGGCTGCTTCAGGTGCTGGTTCCCCAGGTGGAGAAGATCTGCATTGACAA GGGCCTGACGGACGAGTCAGagatcctgaggttcctgcagcATGGCACCCTGGTGGGGCTGCTGCCCGTGCCCCACCCCATCCTCATCCGCAAGTACCAGGCCAATTCGGGCACGGCCATGTGGTTCCGCACCTACATGTGGGGCGTCATCTACCTGAG GAATGTGGACCCACCTGTCTGGTACGACACGGATGTGAAGCTCTTTGAGATCCAGCGG GACCAGGCTTGCTGCTGGGGCCCAAAGGAGGAAGGACAGTGTCCGGGTCACTTGAGGAGGAGACCAGGGGCTACTAGACTGCAGAAGCCAGACTGGGGGACCTCCTGCATTTTAGGGGTTTGGAGTGGGGTGTTGAGGGTCTCCTGCTATATTCTCTCTGGTCAATGGATGTAG
- the HID1 gene encoding protein HID1 isoform X3, translated as MGSADSKLNFRKAVIQLTTKTQPVEATDDAFWDQFWADTATSVQDVFALVPAAEIRAVREESPSNLATLCYKAVEKLVQGAESGCHSEKEKQIVLNCSRLLTRVLPYIFEDPDWRGFFWSTVPGAGRGGQGEDDDENARPLAESLLLAIADLLFCPDFTVQSHRRSTDSAEDVHSLDSCEYIWEAGVGFAHSPQPNYIHDVNRMELLKLLLTCFSEAMYLPPAPDSGSTNPWVQFFCSTENRHALPLFTSLLNTVCAYDPVGYGIPYNHLLFSDYREPLVEEAAQVLIVTLDHDSATSTSPTVDGTTTGTAMDDADPPGPENLFVNYLSRIHREEDFQFILKGIARLLSNPLLQTYLPNSTKKIQFHQELLVLFWKLCDFNKKFLFFVLKSSDVLDILVPTLYFLNDARADQSRVGLMHIGVFILLLLSGERNFGVRLNKPYSVRVPMDIPVFTGTHADLLIVVFHKIITSGHQRLQPLFDCLLTIVVNVSPYLKSLSMVAANKLLHLLEAFSTTWFLFSAAQNHHLVFFLLEAFNNIIQYQFDGNSNLVYAIIRKRSVFHQLANLPTDPPAIHKALQRRRRTAEPLSRTGSQEGASMEGSHPAAPAEPGTLKTSLVATPGIDKLTEKSQVSEDGTLRSLEPTSQQSSADGSPTAEEPGQAWREQRRLSSASASGQWSPTSEWVLSWKSKLPLQTIMRLLQVLVPQVEKICIDKGLTDESEILRFLQHGTLVGLLPVPHPILIRKYQANSGTAMWFRTYMWGVIYLRNVDPPVWYDTDVKLFEIQRDQACCWGPKEEGQCPGHLRRRPGATRLQKPDWGTSCILGVWSGVLRVSCYILSGQWM; from the exons ATGGGGTCGGCCGACTCTAAGCTGAATTTCCGAAAGGCGGTGATCCAGCTCACCACCAAGACGCAG CCTGTGGAAGCCACCGATGATGCCTTTTGGGACCAGTTCTGGGCGGACACGGCCACCTCGGTGCAGGATGTCTTTGCCCTGGTGCCAGCGGCAGAGATCCGGGCTGTGCGGGAGGAGTCACCCTCCAACCTGGCCACTCTGTGCTACAAG GCCGTGGAGAAGCTGGTGCAGGGAGCGGAGAGCGGCTGCCATtcggagaaggagaagcagatcGTTCTGAACTGCAGCCGGCTTCTCACCCGTGTGCTGCCCTACATCTTTGAGGACCCTGACTGGAGGGGCTTCTTCTGGTCCACAGTGCCCGGGGCAGGGCGAGGAGGG CAGGGAGAGGACGACGACGAGAATGCCCGGCCCTTGGCTGAGTCCTTGCTTCTGGCCATCGCTGACCTTCTCTTCTGCCCAGATTTCACTGTCCAGAGCCACCGCAGGAGCACT GACTCGGCAGAGGATGTCCACTCTCTGGACAGCTGTGAATACATCTGGGAGGCTGGCGTGGGCTTTGCTCACTCTCCCCAGCCCAACTACATTCATGACGTGAACCG GATGGAGCTATTGAAACTGCTGCTGACATGCTTCTCTGAGGCCATGTACCTGCCCCCAGCTCCGGACAGTGGCAGTACCAACCCGTGGGTGCAGTTCTTTTGTTCCACGGAGAACAG ACACGCCCTGCCCCTGTTTACTTCCCTCCTCAACACCGTGTGTGCCTATGACCCTGTGGGCTACGGGATCCCCTATAACCACCTGCTCTTCTCCGACTACCGGGAACCCCTGGTGGAGGAAGCTGCCCAGGTGCTCATTGTCACCTTGGACCATGACAGTGCCACCAGCACCAGCCCCACCGTGGACGGCACCACGACAGGCACTGCCATGGATGACGCGGAC CCTCCAGGACCTGAGAACCTGTTTGTGAACTACCTGTCCCGCATCCATCGTGAAGAG GACTTTCAGTTCATCCTCAAGGGCATAGCCCGGCTACTCTCCAACCCTCTGCTCCAGACCTATTTGCCCAACTCCACCAAGAAGATCCAGTTCCATCAGGAGCTGCTGGTCCTCTTCTGGAAGCTCTGTGACTTCAATAAG aaaTTCCTCTTCTTTGTGCTGAAGAGCAGTGATGTGCTGGACATCCTGGTCCCCACCCTCTATTTCCTCAATGATGCCCGAGCGGATCAGT CTCGGGTGGGCCTGATGCACATCGGAGTCTTCATCCTGTTGCTTCTGAGCGGCGAGCGGAACTTTGGGGTGCGGCTCAACAAGCCCTACTCAGTGCGCGTGCCCATGGACATCCCGGTCTTTACCGGTACCCACGCAGACCTGCTCATTGTG GTATTCCACAAGATCATCACCAGCGGTCACCAGCGGCTGCAACCCCTCTTCGACTGCCTGCTCACCATCGTGGTCAACG TGTCCCCCTACCTCAAGAGCCTGTCCATGGTAGCTGCCAATAAGCTCCTGCACCTGCTGGAGGCCTTCTCCACCACCTGGTTCCTCTTCTCTGCTGCCCAGAACCACCACCTGGTCTTCTTCCTCCTGGAGGCCTTCAACAACATCATCCAGTACCAGTTTGATG GAAACTCCAACCTGGTCTACGCCATCATCCGAAAGCGCAGCGTCTTCCACCAGCTGGCCAACCTGCCCACCGACCCGCCTGCCATCCACAAGGCCTTGCAACGGCGCCGACGGACGGCTGAGCCCTTGTCCCGAACCGGCTCACAAGAGGGCGCCTCCATGGAGGGCTCCCACCCTGCCGCCCCCGCCGAGCCCGGCACTCTCAAGACCAGCCTGGTGGCCACCCCAG gcattGACAAGCTGACGGAGAAGTCCCAGGTGTCAGAGGATGGCACCTTGCGATCCCTGGAGCCCACGTCCCAGCAGAGCTCGGCGGATGGCAGTCCCACTGCAGAG GAGCCCGGCCAGGCATGGCGAGAGCAGCGGCGACTGTCCAGCGCGTCAGCCAGTGGGCAGTGGAGCCCAACATCGGAGTGG GTTCTCTCGTGGAAGTCCAAGCTGCCACTGCAGACCATCATGAGGCTGCTTCAGGTGCTGGTTCCCCAGGTGGAGAAGATCTGCATTGACAA GGGCCTGACGGACGAGTCAGagatcctgaggttcctgcagcATGGCACCCTGGTGGGGCTGCTGCCCGTGCCCCACCCCATCCTCATCCGCAAGTACCAGGCCAATTCGGGCACGGCCATGTGGTTCCGCACCTACATGTGGGGCGTCATCTACCTGAG GAATGTGGACCCACCTGTCTGGTACGACACGGATGTGAAGCTCTTTGAGATCCAGCGG GACCAGGCTTGCTGCTGGGGCCCAAAGGAGGAAGGACAGTGTCCGGGTCACTTGAGGAGGAGACCAGGGGCTACTAGACTGCAGAAGCCAGACTGGGGGACCTCCTGCATTTTAGGGGTTTGGAGTGGGGTGTTGAGGGTCTCCTGCTATATTCTCTCTGGTCAATGGATGTAG
- the HID1 gene encoding protein HID1 isoform X4: MGSADSKLNFRKAVIQLTTKTQPVEATDDAFWDQFWADTATSVQDVFALVPAAEIRAVREESPSNLATLCYKAVEKLVQGAESGCHSEKEKQIVLNCSRLLTRVLPYIFEDPDWRGFFWSTVPGAGRGGQGEDDDENARPLAESLLLAIADLLFCPDFTVQSHRRSTVDSAEDVHSLDSCEYIWEAGVGFAHSPQPNYIHDVNRMELLKLLLTCFSEAMYLPPAPDSGSTNPWVQFFCSTENRHALPLFTSLLNTVCAYDPVGYGIPYNHLLFSDYREPLVEEAAQVLIVTLDHDSATSTSPTVDGTTTGTAMDDADPPGPENLFVNYLSRIHREEDFQFILKGIARLLSNPLLQTYLPNSTKKIQFHQELLVLFWKLCDFNKKFLFFVLKSSDVLDILVPTLYFLNDARADQSRVGLMHIGVFILLLLSGERNFGVRLNKPYSVRVPMDIPVFTGTHADLLIVVFHKIITSGHQRLQPLFDCLLTIVVNVSPYLKSLSMVAANKLLHLLEAFSTTWFLFSAAQNHHLVFFLLEAFNNIIQYQFDGNSNLVYAIIRKRSVFHQLANLPTDPPAIHKALQRRRRTAEPLSRTGSQEGASMEGSHPAAPAEPGTLKTSLVATPGIDKLTEKSQVSEDGTLRSLEPTSQQSSADGSPTAEEPGQAWREQRRLSSASASGQWSPTSEWVLSWKSKLPLQTIMRLLQVLVPQVEKICIDKGLTDESEILRFLQHGTLVGLLPVPHPILIRKYQANSGTAMWFRTYMWGVIYLRNVDPPVWYDTDVKLFEIQRV; the protein is encoded by the exons ATGGGGTCGGCCGACTCTAAGCTGAATTTCCGAAAGGCGGTGATCCAGCTCACCACCAAGACGCAG CCTGTGGAAGCCACCGATGATGCCTTTTGGGACCAGTTCTGGGCGGACACGGCCACCTCGGTGCAGGATGTCTTTGCCCTGGTGCCAGCGGCAGAGATCCGGGCTGTGCGGGAGGAGTCACCCTCCAACCTGGCCACTCTGTGCTACAAG GCCGTGGAGAAGCTGGTGCAGGGAGCGGAGAGCGGCTGCCATtcggagaaggagaagcagatcGTTCTGAACTGCAGCCGGCTTCTCACCCGTGTGCTGCCCTACATCTTTGAGGACCCTGACTGGAGGGGCTTCTTCTGGTCCACAGTGCCCGGGGCAGGGCGAGGAGGG CAGGGAGAGGACGACGACGAGAATGCCCGGCCCTTGGCTGAGTCCTTGCTTCTGGCCATCGCTGACCTTCTCTTCTGCCCAGATTTCACTGTCCAGAGCCACCGCAGGAGCACTGTG GACTCGGCAGAGGATGTCCACTCTCTGGACAGCTGTGAATACATCTGGGAGGCTGGCGTGGGCTTTGCTCACTCTCCCCAGCCCAACTACATTCATGACGTGAACCG GATGGAGCTATTGAAACTGCTGCTGACATGCTTCTCTGAGGCCATGTACCTGCCCCCAGCTCCGGACAGTGGCAGTACCAACCCGTGGGTGCAGTTCTTTTGTTCCACGGAGAACAG ACACGCCCTGCCCCTGTTTACTTCCCTCCTCAACACCGTGTGTGCCTATGACCCTGTGGGCTACGGGATCCCCTATAACCACCTGCTCTTCTCCGACTACCGGGAACCCCTGGTGGAGGAAGCTGCCCAGGTGCTCATTGTCACCTTGGACCATGACAGTGCCACCAGCACCAGCCCCACCGTGGACGGCACCACGACAGGCACTGCCATGGATGACGCGGAC CCTCCAGGACCTGAGAACCTGTTTGTGAACTACCTGTCCCGCATCCATCGTGAAGAG GACTTTCAGTTCATCCTCAAGGGCATAGCCCGGCTACTCTCCAACCCTCTGCTCCAGACCTATTTGCCCAACTCCACCAAGAAGATCCAGTTCCATCAGGAGCTGCTGGTCCTCTTCTGGAAGCTCTGTGACTTCAATAAG aaaTTCCTCTTCTTTGTGCTGAAGAGCAGTGATGTGCTGGACATCCTGGTCCCCACCCTCTATTTCCTCAATGATGCCCGAGCGGATCAGT CTCGGGTGGGCCTGATGCACATCGGAGTCTTCATCCTGTTGCTTCTGAGCGGCGAGCGGAACTTTGGGGTGCGGCTCAACAAGCCCTACTCAGTGCGCGTGCCCATGGACATCCCGGTCTTTACCGGTACCCACGCAGACCTGCTCATTGTG GTATTCCACAAGATCATCACCAGCGGTCACCAGCGGCTGCAACCCCTCTTCGACTGCCTGCTCACCATCGTGGTCAACG TGTCCCCCTACCTCAAGAGCCTGTCCATGGTAGCTGCCAATAAGCTCCTGCACCTGCTGGAGGCCTTCTCCACCACCTGGTTCCTCTTCTCTGCTGCCCAGAACCACCACCTGGTCTTCTTCCTCCTGGAGGCCTTCAACAACATCATCCAGTACCAGTTTGATG GAAACTCCAACCTGGTCTACGCCATCATCCGAAAGCGCAGCGTCTTCCACCAGCTGGCCAACCTGCCCACCGACCCGCCTGCCATCCACAAGGCCTTGCAACGGCGCCGACGGACGGCTGAGCCCTTGTCCCGAACCGGCTCACAAGAGGGCGCCTCCATGGAGGGCTCCCACCCTGCCGCCCCCGCCGAGCCCGGCACTCTCAAGACCAGCCTGGTGGCCACCCCAG gcattGACAAGCTGACGGAGAAGTCCCAGGTGTCAGAGGATGGCACCTTGCGATCCCTGGAGCCCACGTCCCAGCAGAGCTCGGCGGATGGCAGTCCCACTGCAGAG GAGCCCGGCCAGGCATGGCGAGAGCAGCGGCGACTGTCCAGCGCGTCAGCCAGTGGGCAGTGGAGCCCAACATCGGAGTGG GTTCTCTCGTGGAAGTCCAAGCTGCCACTGCAGACCATCATGAGGCTGCTTCAGGTGCTGGTTCCCCAGGTGGAGAAGATCTGCATTGACAA GGGCCTGACGGACGAGTCAGagatcctgaggttcctgcagcATGGCACCCTGGTGGGGCTGCTGCCCGTGCCCCACCCCATCCTCATCCGCAAGTACCAGGCCAATTCGGGCACGGCCATGTGGTTCCGCACCTACATGTGGGGCGTCATCTACCTGAG GAATGTGGACCCACCTGTCTGGTACGACACGGATGTGAAGCTCTTTGAGATCCAGCGGGTGTGA